One region of Desulfovibrio sp. JC022 genomic DNA includes:
- a CDS encoding peptidase U32 family protein translates to MNTSTENKTDNPEIARPILGEMPELLCPAGNMEKLETAVTYGADAVYLGAGDLNLRSAGAGFKWEELPAAFELCRNNNVQAYFCVNAYPKEKDLAKVRADLEKLAQCPPDGLIIADPGVLMLAAEILPDIPVHISTQANTGNSEAAKFWQKFGASRVNLARELSASDVSDIAEKCPGIELEMFVHGAMCMAISGRCFLSAWLNDRSANMGRCTHPCRFEYKATGLRVEEKTRPGQDVWEAVEHDGYTEFFAAEDLCLVHYVRMLAKLGIASLKIEGRTKSSSYLAQVVDVYRTVIDKAKEGGPLPANTMTELTNAATRPLTTAFFKKSGPSTIALPPTKEERKPVVARVLEQREDGSWLLSVKARWENDCDVQILVPGLQRALVKAGSYSFEATNGEPKDVVHSGTQAILHSDNPEIAPGLFFRKA, encoded by the coding sequence ATGAATACATCTACTGAAAATAAAACCGACAATCCTGAAATAGCCCGCCCTATTCTTGGCGAAATGCCGGAACTGCTTTGTCCGGCCGGGAATATGGAAAAACTTGAAACTGCCGTCACTTACGGTGCGGATGCCGTATATCTCGGTGCCGGGGATTTGAACCTGCGTTCCGCCGGGGCCGGATTCAAGTGGGAAGAGCTTCCCGCCGCTTTTGAACTCTGCCGCAATAACAATGTGCAGGCTTATTTTTGCGTCAATGCCTACCCCAAGGAAAAGGATCTCGCCAAGGTCCGGGCTGACCTTGAAAAGCTGGCCCAATGCCCCCCGGACGGGCTGATCATTGCCGATCCCGGTGTGCTTATGCTTGCTGCTGAAATCCTGCCCGATATCCCGGTGCACATCAGCACTCAGGCTAATACCGGAAACAGTGAAGCTGCAAAATTCTGGCAGAAATTCGGGGCCTCAAGGGTTAACCTTGCCCGTGAGCTTTCCGCATCCGATGTGTCCGACATTGCTGAAAAATGTCCGGGCATAGAGCTGGAGATGTTCGTACACGGAGCCATGTGCATGGCAATTTCAGGACGTTGTTTCCTGAGTGCGTGGCTCAATGACCGCTCTGCAAATATGGGCCGCTGCACCCATCCCTGCCGTTTTGAGTATAAGGCCACCGGATTGCGCGTTGAAGAAAAGACCCGCCCCGGTCAGGATGTCTGGGAAGCGGTGGAACATGACGGTTATACTGAATTTTTCGCAGCCGAGGATCTTTGTCTTGTGCATTACGTCCGCATGCTGGCCAAGCTGGGTATTGCTTCCCTTAAAATTGAGGGGCGCACCAAGAGTTCTTCTTATCTGGCACAGGTGGTAGATGTTTACCGCACAGTCATCGACAAAGCCAAAGAAGGCGGACCATTGCCCGCAAATACCATGACTGAGCTGACCAATGCCGCCACCCGTCCGTTGACTACCGCATTTTTCAAAAAATCCGGCCCCAGTACCATTGCACTGCCTCCGACCAAGGAAGAGCGCAAACCCGTTGTTGCCCGAGTTTTGGAACAACGCGAAGATGGAAGCTGGCTGCTTTCAGTAAAAGCCCGCTGGGAAAATGATTGCGACGTGCAGATTCTCGTTCCCGGCCTTCAGAGGGCTCTTGTGAAGGCCGGCAGTTATTCCTTTGAGGCAACCAACGGTGAACCCAAGGATGTTGTTCATTCCGGTACGCAGGCTATTCTGCATTCTGATAATCCTGAAATCGCACCGGGACTGTTTTTTCGTAAAGCTTGA
- a CDS encoding PHP domain-containing protein: protein MSAIDLHTHSTASDGTFSPAELVRAAKEAGLTAMALTDHDTMAGLPEALETGVKAGIEVIPGCELSVESMVGVLHVVGLWVDPYSERLKRVFEQVRARRVERNEAVVTKLQKLGFDISMEEVQGQAAGTIGRPHMARIMLEKGYVKSFDEAFTEYLGKKGKAYFPKNNMSAEEAFDLLRSTDATPILAHPFLLSSDEDVLDREVGRLQEMGLQGIEVYYSSHTIEMTGIAKGLARKYDLLPSGGSDFHGSVKPDIQLGKGAGKLFVHHSVLDEIKAFRQSRGLKI, encoded by the coding sequence ATGTCTGCTATTGACCTACATACCCATTCCACTGCCTCGGACGGAACTTTCAGCCCCGCCGAACTTGTCAGGGCTGCGAAAGAAGCCGGGCTGACCGCTATGGCCCTGACTGACCATGATACCATGGCAGGGCTTCCGGAAGCCCTCGAGACCGGAGTGAAGGCGGGAATTGAAGTTATCCCCGGATGTGAACTAAGCGTGGAGAGCATGGTCGGGGTGTTGCATGTTGTCGGCCTTTGGGTGGACCCCTATTCGGAGCGATTAAAACGCGTCTTCGAGCAGGTTCGAGCACGCCGTGTTGAGCGTAACGAGGCAGTGGTGACAAAATTGCAGAAACTCGGCTTTGACATCTCTATGGAAGAGGTGCAGGGTCAGGCCGCCGGAACCATCGGCAGGCCGCATATGGCCCGGATCATGCTCGAAAAAGGGTATGTGAAGAGTTTTGATGAGGCTTTTACTGAATACCTTGGAAAAAAGGGAAAAGCTTATTTTCCCAAGAATAACATGTCAGCCGAAGAAGCCTTCGATCTGCTGCGCTCCACGGATGCGACTCCCATACTGGCCCATCCGTTTTTATTAAGCTCTGATGAAGATGTGCTGGACCGTGAGGTCGGTCGTTTGCAGGAAATGGGCTTGCAGGGAATCGAAGTATATTACAGTTCCCACACTATTGAGATGACCGGGATCGCTAAAGGGCTGGCCCGTAAATATGACCTGCTGCCCAGCGGAGGTTCGGATTTTCACGGCTCTGTGAAACCGGATATCCAGCTCGGCAAAGGGGCCGGAAAGCTCTTTGTGCATCATAGTGTACTTGACGAGATCAAGGCCTTCAGGCAGTCCAGAGGGCTCAAAATTTAA